The genomic DNA GCGTCGGTGATGCGATGAGCTTGGAGAGTATAAAAGATGAAAGCCACTTCACTGAGCCGCCTTCAAGGTATTCTGAAGCTGGACTTGTCAAAAAGCTTGAAAGTCTTGGGATCGGCAGACCTAGCACTTACGCGCCGACTATTTCGCTTCTTACAAGCAGAGATTATGTCAAAAGCGAGAAAAAACAGCTCATACCGACCGAAATCGCATTTAGCATCACAGATATGCTTGAAAAGCACTTTAACGATATAGTTGATAGCGAATTTACTTCAAAAATGGAAGAAAAACTCGACGATATAGCCGAAAATAAAGCCGACTGGCAAGAGGTTTTGTCTAAATTTTATCATCCATTTATAGAAAAAATTGATGATGGCAAAAAAAATATCAAAAGCCAAAAAACAGCTGAGCCAATAGGTGAAAAATGCCCTGATTGTGGTGGTGAGCTTGTCAAAAGAAAAGGTAGATTTGGCGAGTTTATAGCTTGTTTAAATTTCCCAAAATGCAAATACTCAAGAAACCTAAATAATGAGGTTAAATTTGAGAAAAAAGAGCCGCAAAAAATAGGTGTCAAATGCCCTGATTGTGGCGGAGAGATCGTGGAGAGATTTGGTAAAAAGGGCAAATTTTTTGGTTGTTTAAACTACCCAAAATGCAACTTCATAAGCAAATACGCTCCGACAAATATCCCATGCCCACAATGTGGCAAAATGATGGTGCTAAAAGAGCTTAAAAAAGGCAATTTCCACGAGTGCTTGGAGTGCAAATTTAAAGAAGAGGCGAAATAATGAATAAAGTAGTAATGCTATGTGCGATTTGTAATGTAAGTAGTGGAAACTGCGCTGAAGACTGTGCTTATTGCACTCAAAGCGCACACGTCAAAGCCGATATAACCAAATTTAAGAAAAAAGAACTTGAGCAAATTTTGCTTGAAGCAAAGATGGCTAGAGCAAACCATGCGCTTGGATTTTGTCTTGTGACAAGTGGTAGGAGCTTGGATGATAAAAAGCTTGATTTTATCTGTGAAACTGCAAAAATGCTTCAAAAAGAAACACCCGAACTTATGCTAATTGCATGTAATGGAAGTGCGAGCTATGAGAGTTTAAAAGAGCTTAAAAAAGCTGGAGTCTTTAGCTATAATCACAATCTTGAAACAAGCCGCGAATACTTCCCAAAAATCTGCTCAACTCACACTTGGGATGAGAGATATGAGACAAATTTAAACGCCAAAAAAGCTGGACTTGAGCTTTGCTGCGGTGGGATTTATGGTCTTGGAGAAAGCGAGGCTGATAGAGTTAGCTTTAGAAGCTCACTTAGAGAGCTTGAGCCTTTTACAAGCCCAGTAAATTTCTTCATCCCAAATCCAGCACTCAAAATCAAAGAGCCAAAACTAAGTGTAGATGAGGCTTTAAAAATCCTAAATGACACTGCTAAAGCCCTGCCAAATACTCGTATAATGGTAGCTGGCGGTAGAGAGGTCGTGCTTGGCGACAGACAATATGAAATCTTGCAAAACGGCGCTAGCGCTATCGTGGTTGGGGATTATCTTACTACAAGTGGAGAGGTCGCTAGCAAGGACATAGAAGCGCTTAGACAAAGAGGTTTTGAGTTTGCATCAAAGTGCCACTAACGAACTTTCGATCCTTTTAGTTCTAGCATTTATTATCTTCTTGTCGCCTTATTTTTCTAAGGTGACAAAGATCCCTGTGGCTCCAGTAGAGATTATTTTAGGTATTTTGTTTGGCTATTTTGGGCTTTTGCCAGATAGCAATCTTTTTAAAATAGTAGCCGAGGTTGGATTTTTTTACCTTATGTTTTTAGCTGGAACCGAAATCGATCTAAAATCGTTTTTTAAAATTGATAAATCTATCTTAAAACTTATATTATCTTATATTGCTTTATTATACGTCATCGCAACTATCTTAGGAGCTTGGATAGAGCCTGCATTTTTGGTCTTTATAGTCGTGCCACTTATGAGCGTGGGCGTGCTTTCGACACTTTTTAAAGAGTATGGCAAGGATGAGCCTTGGCTAAATTTAGCTATGATTACTGGAAGTGTGGGCGAGGTTTTTAGCATCGTTATTCTTACTTTGGTTGGTGCATATGTGGAGTTTGGTAACAGTGGAGAGTTTTATACTAGTATAAATTATCTTATTTTGTTTATTGTGCTTTGTGTGCTTGGATTTAAGGGGCTTGAAGTGCTGTTTTGGTGGTATCCAAATCTCAAAGTCCATCTCATGCCACACTCTGATAAAGATGAAAAAGACATTAGGCTTTCTATGGCACTGTTTTTTGCCACTGTCGCTGTGATGATATATCTGAATTTAGAAATAGCCTTTGGGGCATTCATCGCTGGAAGCTTCATTGCGACGTTTTTTGATCACAAAAAAGACCTGCCACACAAGCTTGGAAGCTTTGGATTTGGCTTTTTGGTGCCGACGTTTTTTGTCTATATAGGCTCGACTGTAGATCTTAGATATATTTTTGTGCCTGGAGTGCTTGACAATGCCCTTTTAATGCTGGTTTTTATGACGCTTATTCGCGTGCTGGCTTCATTCATACTTATAAAAAAACTTGGTGGATATGGAAGCGTTTTATTTGGGCTTTCTTTATCTATGCCACTAACTCTTCTTATCGCGACCGCGACTATCGCATATAATGCTAAAAACATCACTCAAGAGCTGTATTTTGCATTTATTTTGGCTAGTTTATTTGAAGCAATTGTTTCTATGGTAATGATAAAAATTATCTTCTATTTTAAAAATAGACTTAAAAGCTCAAGTTAGTATTTGATAATGATTTTTTTTAAATAAATTTTAGGTAGAATGTGGATAAATTTATGATAAAGGATAAAAATGAGTAACACAGTAACACTTACAGACAATAGAAATGGCAAAAGTTATGAGTTTCCTATACTAGATGGAACAAAAGGTCCTAGCGTTATTGATATTTCGAGTCTTTACAAAGATACTGGAATGTTTACATTTGATAGAGGGTATACAAGCACAGCTATGTGTCGCTCAGCAATCACCTATATAGATGGTGAAAAAGGCGAACTTATGCATAGAGGCTATGATATAGCTTGGCTTGCTAAAAACAAAATGTACCTTGATTTGGTCTATTTGTTGTTTTACAAACACTTGCCAAGTCAAGATGAATTTGTTTCATTCAAAAAAGATCTAAAAGAGAGAAGCTATCTAAATGAAAAGATGCTAAAACTTTTTGATTGTTTTCCAGACAAGGCTCATCCAATGGCAGTTTTGCAAGCCTGCGTGGCTACAATGAGTGCATACTATAAAAGAGATATGAACTTTGATGATATGCATGATTATATGGAGCTTGCTAAACGTTTGGTCGCCAAAATCCCTACTTTTATAGCGTTTCATTATCGCCATACTAGAGGTTTTCCGACTATTTATCCAGATTTGGATCGTGGATTTACTGAAAATTTCTTGTATATGCTAAGAGCCTTTCCACACAATAAAGTAGAGCTTCGTCCAATTGAAGCAAAGGCTTTTGACACTGTGCTTATGCTTCATGCTGACCACGAGCAAAATGCTTCAACAACTACAGTTAGAACAGTTGGCTCAACTCACGCTCATCCATATTCTTGTATAAGTGCAGGTATCGGTGCACTTTGGGGTCACGCACATGGCGGGGCAAACGAAGGCGTTATCAGACAGCTTGAGATGATAGGTTCAGTTGATAGAGTAGATGAGTTTATCAAAAGAGCAAAAGACCACAACGATCCATTCCGTTTAATGGGCTTTGGACACAGAGTTTATAAAAACTTTGATCCAAGAGCAAAGGTTCTAAAAGGTCTTAGAGATCAGCTTATAAATGAAATAGGAATCGACAGCAATCTTATAAAAGTTGCAACAAGAATAGAAGAGATAGCACTAAATGATGAGTATTTCATCTCAAGAAATCTATATCCAAACGTCGATTTCCACTCAGGTCTAATCCTAAAAGCTTTAGGTATTCCAAATGAGATGTTTGCGGCTATCTTTGTCATGGGTAGGGTTCCAGGTTGGCTTAGCCAATGGATGGAGCTAAAAGCTCAAGACACTATAAAAATAGTTCGCCCAAGACAACTTTACGTAGGGCCAACTTGTCCTCCAGAGGCTTAATGAACGAACTTCTTGATTTAGCTCTCCTGGCTGCTAAGGCAGCTGGAGCGGCTATCTTAAAACACTACGAAAAATACGAAATAACTTACAAAAGTGACCACTCTCCACTCACTAGTGCAGATCTTGCGGCCAATGAAGTGATTTTTAAAATCCTTGAAAAATCAAATATTCCAGTTTGCTCAGAAGAGCAAATTTTAGACTTCAAATTTAGGGATTTTAACTCCAAATTTTGGCTTATAGATCCGCTTGATGGGACAAAAGAATTTATAGCCAAAAATGGTCAGTTTTGCGTCTGCATTGCTTTAATAGAGTTTGGCAGACCAGTTCTTGGCGTGATTTATGCGCCTTGCACGGACGAGATTTTTTATAGCGTGGGCGAGGGCAAAGTTTATAAAAACGGCGAACAAATTTCAACCAAACCAAACTCAAAAAATATCATTTCAGGCAACTCAAGCTATTCAAAAAGGAACGAGCTAATAGCGGCTAAATTTGGGCTAAATATCATAAAATGCGGTTCTGCGATTAAATTTTGTCGTTTGGCTGAGGGCGGGGCAAGTGTGTATGCTAGGTTTTGTGCTTCTTGCCTTTGGGACACGGGCGCTGGGGAGTTTTTGCTAGAGCAAAGTGGCGGCGTGATGGTGTCTTTAAATGATTTTAAGCCGTTAAATTATGCTAAGTCAGAGACAAAAAACGACTATTTTTTGGCATTAAATAGCTCACAAGCTCCAAATTTAGATGAGTATTTGAAATTTATAAAACCTCTCATTAAATTATAATAAATTTTATTTTTCAGTGTAAATTTTGTATGCTATTCCCAAATTTCTGCCAAAAATCCATTCGGATTTTTTGTAGCAGAAATTTTGTTTCCATCTTGTTTCCAAGTGTGGTTAAAATGCCACAAAACATTCAAAAGGAGACAAAATGTTAAAAAAAATCGCACTGTTTACAGCTACAAGCATATTGGCACTAAATTTAAGTGCAAGTGACAAAATCATAGGTCAAGGCGCTACATTCCCACTTCCAGTATATAAAGAGTGGAGCAAACTTTACTACCAAGCAACAAAAAATCAAGTTACTTACAATGGCGGTGGCAGCGGCAAGGGCATCTCAGCTATCACAGATAGAAACGGCGAGTTTGGCGGAAGCGATTCACCGCTTAAAAATGCTGAGTTGCAAGAGAAAAAACTTCTTCAATTCCCAGCCATCATCGGTAGCGTGGTACTTGCTTATAATCTAGATGGCGTAAAAGATGGTGAGCTAAAATTAAGCTCAGACGTGGTTGCTGGGATATTTTCAGGTAAAATCACAAAATGGAGCGACGCGCTTATCAAAAAAGACAATCCAAATTTAAGCTTACCAGATGCAGATATTGTCCCAGTAGTCAGAAGTGATTCAAGCGGAACTACATTTAACTTCACAAGCTACCTATCAAAAGCAAATGAGGAATGGGCTACAAAATACGGCGCAAACAAAAGCATAAACTGGGGAGCAAAAGTCACTCCAGCAGCAGGAAATCCACTAGTAGCTAGCACAATAAAACAAATCCCAAATTCAATCGGCTACATAGAATATGCTTATAAGCTTTCAACAAGATTAAACGCTGCAACCTTGCAAACTAAAAGTGGTGACTGGGCAGAGCCAACTCCTGAGAACTTTGCAAGAGCTGCCGCAAACTCAAATTTCAAAATCTCTGAGAACTTTTACGATGTCTTAGCTTACGCAAATGGAGCAAAAAGCTATCCTATCGTCGCAGCTACATTTATCTTAGTACCAAGCGACAAAGCTGAAAATACAAAAAAAGTTACTAAGTTTTTCAAATGGGCATTTAGTGATGCAAAAGCTTTAGACGCAGCTAAAAAACTTGGTTATGAACCGCTTCCAAAAGTCACAACTGATATGATTGAAGAGTATTGGAACAAAAACGGTATTAACCCAAAAAACTAATCCAAAGAAAACAATATGAATAGAGCAAAAAACAAGGTTGCCGAGATTATATTTTTTAACGCCACTAGAGTATCAGTAACGCTGGTTTTAGTGGCGCTTCTAGCTATTTTTGTATCTTTGCTTTATAAGGCCTATCCAGCTTTTAGTGAGTTTGGATTTGGCTTTATTACAAGCTCAGCTTGGGATACAAATAAAGGTGAATTTGGCGCACTTTCTAGCATTTATGGAACTGTCGTTTCGACCTTTATTGCTATGCTTCTTGCAACTCCAGTTGCCATAGGCATAGCAATATTTTTAACACAAATCGCACCACACAAAATAAGAAACTTTTTTAGCATAAATATTGAACTACTTGCTGCGATTCCTAGCATAGTTTATGGAATGTGGGGTTTTATATATTTTGTTCCGTTAGTCAGAGATGTTTTTGGCGGGACTGGATTTGGCTTGCTCACTGGCGGTATGGTGCTAGCTGTTATGATACTTCCATTTATCGCTTCAGTTTCAAGAGATGCTATGGCGACAACTCCTGAAATCCTAAAAGAATCAGCCTACGCTCTTGGTGCTACTAGATTTGACACCATAAAAGACGTTGTTTTTCCATACGCTAAATCTGGCATCATAGGTTCAGTTATTTTAGCTCTTGGTAGGGCTTTTGGTGAGACTATGGCTGTTGCGTTTTTGATAGGTGGGATTTCAAAGCTGCCAGAGTCTATAACAGACCCAGCCACGTCGATACCGGTGGCTTTGGCAACCCAGTTTGGTGAGGCTATGGGAAATGAAATTTACGAAAGTAGCTTGTTTTATCTAGCGCTTATTTTATTTGTGATTAGCTTTGCTAGTATTGCTGTGGCTAAATTCGTCTTTTTACGAAGAAGGGATACAAAATGAATAAGCAAACCCTCCAAAAAATGGCAAGAAAAAGAGTAATGATAGATAATCTTGTCAAATTTGTAAGCATAACTTTTACTGTATTTGGACTATGCTTTTTGTTTTGGATTATTGCGACTGTTATCGTAAAAGGAATGGCTGGATTTAGCCTTAGCTTATTTACTGATGTGAGTGCGTTTGGTGGGCTTGGCAACGCCTTTTTGGGGCAACTGCAATTAGTTGGCGTGGCGTGCATTGTCGGTATTCCAGTTGGGCTCTTAGCAGGAACTTATATAAGCGAATATGGAACAAACCAAAAAACTCTAAATTTTATCAGAAATATCAGTGATATTATGATGAGTACTCCAAGTATCGTAATAGGTGCTTTTGCTTATGCACTTTTGGTGCGTCCATTTAACTCATATAGTGGCTGGGCTGGAAGCTTTGCGCTGGCTATCATGATGATACCTGTGATTTTAAAAACAACTGATGATATGCTAGCCCTCGTACCAAAAACCCTAAGAGAAGCTAGCTTCGCTCTTGGTGCGACTAAATTTAAATGTATCACAAGTGTGGTTTTTAGAGCTGCTAAAAATGGACTTCTAACTGGGGTTATACTCTCCATAGCAAGAGTGGCGGGCGAGACTGCGCCTTTGCTTTTTACAAGCTCAAACTCAAACTTTTTCTCATTTGATATGAGCTCAGCTGTGCCGTCTTTGACTGTTAGTATTTATGATTTTTCTCAGCTTCCTGATGAGAGTTTAAACGCAGTAGCATGGGCTGGAGCGCTTGTTTTAGCAGTGTTTGTTCTAGGTGTAAATATCCTAGGAAGATTTTTGATAAGAAAATAAAGGAAAAATATGTCAAATTTAGCATTAGATATAAAAGATTTTTCATTTTGGTATGCAAAATCACAAAGTCCAAGTCTAAAAAATATAAATTTACCAATCCAAAAAGGCAAAGTAACAGCTCTCATTGGCCCAAGCGGTTGTGGCAAATCCACGCTTTTACGCTCTATAAACCGCATTCACGATCTCTATCCTGGCAACAAATATGAAGGCGAGATTAAATTTGATGGCAAAAATATTTTAAGCCAAAAGACCGATCTAATAGATCTAAGGATAAAAATCGGTATGATATTTCAGCAGCCAACAGCATTCCCGATGAGCATAAAAGACAATGTCGAGTATGGGCTCAAACTTGCAGGGCTAAAAGATAAGAAAAAATTATCTCAAATAGTCGAACGCTCATTAAAAGGAGCAAATATATGGGATGAGGTCAAAGATAGGCTAGATGACGACGCAAATGGTCTAAGTGGCGGTCAAAGACAAAGGCTTTGTATCGCTAGAGCTATCGCGGTAAATCCTGAAATCTTGCTTTTTGATGAGCCAACAAGCGCGCTTGATCCGATTTCAACGATCGCAATCGAAGAGCTAATACACAGCTTAAAAGATCATTACACAGTCGTGATAGTCACTCATAATATGGCTCAAGCCACAAGAGTTAGCGACTATACAGCGTTTATGTATCTTGGGGATTTGATAGAATATGGTGAAACCAAACAGATATTTGAAGCCCCAAAAACCAAGCTTTTAAAAGAGTATGTAGGTGGAAAATTTGGTTAATTTACCGCCAAAAACAAAAGATGAGCTAGTAAGCAAGCTAAAAGAGTTGAAGCCTTTAGAGATTTGGCTATTTGGTAGCTACGCTAAAGGCGTGCCAACAAGTTCTAGCGATATGGATCTGTTTTTGGTCAAAAAAAAGATAAAAGATGGCTTCAGCGATGAGCTTATAAGGCTGAGGCATGAGCTTAATGAGTTTCAAAACAAATATGGAATCGAAATAGATCTTTTTGTCGATACCAAATCAAACATAAGGCAAAAAATAGCTTTGGGCGATGAGTTTTATAGCTCAGTTTTCAAAACAGCTCAAAAAATTTACACTAAAAAGGGCAAGCAATACATTTGGCTAAATAAAATGGGTAAATTTGATAATCTAATATCAAAAGTCGCAAGGTGGCTTGTTTTAGTAGAGAAAAATTATCCGATTTAACCTAGAAAAAAACAAATTTATGATAAAATTCCCGTTTTTACGAGGAAAAATATGATAAAAACAGTATTGCCACTTAGTTTTATAACTGCTTCAAGATTTTTTGGGCTTTTTATAGTTTTGCCTGTTCTTAGTTTGTACGCTCTAAATTTAAAAGGCGCAAACGAGCTTTTAGTCGGGTTTTTGGTCGGTGGATACGCTATTACGCAGATGATTTTGCAAGTGCCTTTTGGGGCTTTGAGCGATAAATTTGGTAGAAAAAACACAATGACTTTTGGGCTTGTGATTTTCATCATTGGCTCACTGGTTTGTGCCGAAGCGAGCGATATTTATACGATGATAATCGGACGCTTGATACAAGGAAGTGGCGCTGTGGGAGCGGTGGCGACTGCGATGATAAGTGACTTCACTCCTGAAGAAAAAAGAGGCCACGCAATGGCGATAATGGGAGGAATGATAGGAATTGCGTTTAGCATTTCTATGGTTTTAAGTCCTATTTTAAGCTCCAAATTTGGTCTAGCTAGCCTTTTTTATCTCTCAGCTTTGCTTTCTGTTTTTTGTATAATCTTGCTCTATACTGTAGTGCCAAAAGAGCCAAAATTTCATCATCACGATGCAAAAGTAGCGTTCAAAACTCTAATAATCCAAAAAAATCTTCTAATCATGAATATAACAAATTTAATGCAAAAAATGCTGATGAGTGCGGCATTTGTGGCGATTCCTTTGACTTTAGTCAAAACGCTTGGATACGCAAGCGATAAGCTGTGGATAGTTTACGCTGCGTCTATGGTTTTTGGATTTGTGGCGATGGGCTTGGCTGGATTTTTGGGTGATGGCAAGGGACAGAGCAAAAATCTACTTTTGGTTGGAGTTGTGCTTTTTATCATTGCTTACATGGGGTTTGCTTTTAGTGGTTCGGTGGTTTGGTTTATTGTTTTTGTGGTTGTGTTTTTTGTGGGATTTAATCTTCATGAGCCTATCATGCAAAGCTGCGCGTCTAAATTTGCTCTAAGCAGCCAAAAGGGTGCCGCACTTGGCGTGTTTAATGCTTTTGGATACGGGGGAAGCTTTCTTGGCGGCGTGCTTGGCGGATACTTTTTGCATAAATTTGATATAGGTATTTTGGCTCTTGCTTTTGGGATTTTATCTGTTTTGTGGTTTGTGCTTTTGTGGTTTTTGACAGACCCAAAAATATTTAAAAATCTATATCTAAAAACTGCAAATTTAGACGCTTTGGACGGTGTTTGTGGCATAGTCGAGAGATACAAAAATCAAAGCGGATTTGTAGTCAAATATAACTCAACTTTGATAGATGAAAATGAGATCAAAAGGCGTCTTGGGCTTTAGTCATTTCTAGTGCGTCGCATGAGTCTGGGTAGTAGTTTTTGATGATTTTTTGGGTTTTGAAGCCAAATTTTTCATACAAGCTTATGGCGTTTTGATTATCCGCTCTAACTTCTAGTCTAAGCCTTACAAAATCATCGCAAACCTTTTGTATAAGGGCTTTTCCTACGCCTTTGCCTCTTGCTTTGTTTGATACTGCTAAAGAGTAAATTCTAGGCACTTTAAATTTAATCAAAACCAAAATATAACCCCAAATTTGCTCATCGTAAACTGCTTTTATGAGATAGTTTTTTTGGATATGATACCTAAAATTTGCCTTTGAAAGTGGGAAATTAAACTCATCAAAAACGCTATTTTCAAGCTCGCAAAGCTCACTTATATCGCTCAAATTTGCTTGTTGTAAATTTAACATTTTTGGTAGATTGAGTATTTTATCTCTAAGTGATTTGGGCGGTAGCTCATCTTGACTTTTTTGAGATTTTCAAATCCCATATCATCGCCGACATTGATAAAATCGCAATTATATTCGTTTTTAAGAACCTTTGAAAACTCTCTAAATATAAACTGAGCCGATCCAAGCACCTTAAAATCAGTTTTTTCGATGATGACGCTTGCCACGCCGTCATTTATCTTTTCTCCGACGCTAAAGCCCTTTAATTCATCATCTATAAACAAAACTATACCTATCAAATTTAGCTTTTCATAGTGGTCTAGCATTCTTTTTATGGCTGCTTTTTCTTGATACATTCCTTCTAAAAACTCATCTACGTTTTGTTGTGGCATATATTTTATGCGTTCAGTAGCCCATTCGTTGGCTAAATTTATTATGCTTTGTCTGTGGATTTGTGGATCTAGGGTTTGGATTTGGAAGTTTGGATATGTGTTTTTAAATTTATTTATTTCTGTGCGTTTGGTGTGGTATGAGTTGCCTTTTAATTCAATCAAATCATCTGTTTTGTAGATGTAATCCACAAGCTGCTTCTCAAAAATATACTCCTCAAATGCATCAAAGATATCAGCTCCACTCTCAAGCTCGTTTGCGAACTTCTCAAGCATCACTCCAGCTACGTAATCGATCCTTGCGTAATGCGTTTTTGCGTTGTTTTCGTTCATTATGGCAAAGCATTTTTCTATAGCTCTTTTGAGATTTTCTATCTTACCAAGTGGCGGCAAGAGCATACTTAGTTCACTTCCAGCCATGGCAAAAAGGCAAAAGCTATCTTCTATAATAGCGTAAAATCCACTGGCGTTTTCAAGCCAGATGTAGTTTGCTCCAAATGTGTAATCGCTGATGTCTACTTCGACTTCTTTGCCAAGCTCGCATAGATATTTTTCCATGATTTCTTTGGATTTTATATCAAATTTATGAAACTCAACTCCATTTATGATAAATTGCATTTTAGCCTCAACCTTTAAATTTGGCTGGAATTATACTACTAAAATTTGCTTT from Campylobacter iguaniorum includes the following:
- a CDS encoding DUF2156 domain-containing protein — translated: MQFIINGVEFHKFDIKSKEIMEKYLCELGKEVEVDISDYTFGANYIWLENASGFYAIIEDSFCLFAMAGSELSMLLPPLGKIENLKRAIEKCFAIMNENNAKTHYARIDYVAGVMLEKFANELESGADIFDAFEEYIFEKQLVDYIYKTDDLIELKGNSYHTKRTEINKFKNTYPNFQIQTLDPQIHRQSIINLANEWATERIKYMPQQNVDEFLEGMYQEKAAIKRMLDHYEKLNLIGIVLFIDDELKGFSVGEKINDGVASVIIEKTDFKVLGSAQFIFREFSKVLKNEYNCDFINVGDDMGFENLKKVKMSYRPNHLEIKYSIYQKC